A genomic stretch from Campylobacter lari subsp. concheus includes:
- the fusA gene encoding elongation factor G — protein sequence MSRSTPLKRVRNIGIAAHIDAGKTTTSERILFFTGMSHKIGEVHDGAATMDWMEQEKERGITITSAATTCFWKNHQINLIDTPGHVDFTIEVERSMRVLDGAVAVFCSVGGVQPQSETVWRQANKYGVPRIVFVNKMDRIGANFFNVEEQIKNRLKGNPVPLQIPIGAEDNFKGVIDLITMKALVWEDESKPTDYVEKEIPAELKEKAEEYRVKMIEAVSETSDELMEKYLGGEELTQEEIKAGIKAGCLSLSMVPMLCGTAFKNKGVQPLLDAVVAYLPAPDEVANIKGEYEDGTEVSVKSTDDGEFAGLAFKIMTDPFVGQLTFVRVYRGSLESGSYAYNSTKDKKERIGRLLKMHSNKREEIKTLYAGEIGAVVGLKDTLTGDTLASEKDKVILERMDFPDPVISVAVEPKTKADQEKMSIALNKLAQEDPSFRVSTDEESGQTIISGMGELHLEIIVDRMLREFKVEAEVGQPQVAYRETIRKTVEQEYKYAKQSGGRGQYGHVFLRLEPLEPGSGYEFVNDIKGGVIPKEYIPAVDKGIQEALQNGVLAGYPVEDVKVTVYDGSYHEVDSSEMAFKLAASMGFKEGARKAGAVILEPMMKVEVETPEEYMGDVIGDLNKRRGQVNSMDERGGNKIITAFCPLAEMFGYSTDLRSQTQGRATYSMEFDHYDEVPKNVSEEIIKKRNG from the coding sequence ATGTCAAGAAGTACTCCTTTAAAAAGAGTTAGAAATATAGGTATCGCAGCTCACATTGACGCAGGTAAAACAACTACTAGTGAGAGAATTCTTTTCTTTACGGGTATGAGTCATAAAATTGGTGAGGTACATGATGGCGCAGCTACAATGGACTGGATGGAGCAAGAAAAAGAAAGAGGTATTACAATTACTTCTGCTGCTACAACTTGTTTTTGGAAAAATCACCAAATCAACCTTATAGACACTCCAGGCCACGTTGACTTTACAATCGAAGTTGAAAGATCAATGCGTGTTTTAGATGGCGCTGTGGCAGTATTTTGTTCAGTAGGTGGAGTTCAACCACAATCAGAAACTGTTTGGAGACAAGCTAATAAATACGGTGTTCCAAGAATTGTTTTTGTAAATAAAATGGATAGAATTGGTGCAAATTTCTTTAATGTAGAAGAGCAAATTAAAAATCGCTTAAAAGGCAACCCGGTTCCACTTCAAATTCCAATTGGTGCTGAAGATAATTTCAAAGGTGTGATTGATCTTATCACTATGAAAGCTTTAGTATGGGAAGATGAAAGCAAGCCAACTGATTATGTAGAAAAAGAAATTCCAGCTGAGCTCAAAGAAAAGGCTGAAGAATATCGTGTAAAAATGATAGAAGCAGTTTCTGAAACAAGTGATGAGTTAATGGAAAAATATTTAGGTGGTGAAGAGCTTACTCAAGAAGAAATCAAAGCAGGTATTAAAGCAGGATGTTTAAGTCTTTCTATGGTTCCTATGCTTTGCGGTACGGCTTTTAAAAACAAAGGTGTTCAACCATTGCTTGATGCTGTTGTTGCTTATTTACCAGCTCCTGATGAAGTTGCTAATATCAAAGGTGAGTATGAAGATGGTACAGAAGTTTCTGTAAAATCAACTGATGATGGTGAATTTGCAGGTCTTGCATTTAAAATTATGACTGACCCGTTTGTTGGACAATTAACTTTCGTTCGTGTGTATAGAGGAAGTCTAGAAAGTGGTTCTTATGCATATAATTCAACAAAAGATAAAAAAGAAAGAATTGGTCGTCTTTTGAAAATGCACTCTAATAAAAGAGAAGAGATTAAAACTTTATATGCAGGAGAAATTGGAGCGGTTGTTGGTCTTAAAGACACACTAACTGGTGATACTTTAGCAAGTGAAAAAGATAAAGTTATTTTAGAGAGAATGGATTTTCCAGATCCTGTTATTTCAGTTGCTGTTGAGCCTAAAACAAAAGCAGATCAAGAAAAAATGTCTATTGCTTTAAATAAATTAGCTCAAGAAGATCCAAGCTTTAGAGTTTCTACAGATGAAGAAAGTGGTCAAACCATCATTTCAGGTATGGGTGAGCTTCACTTGGAAATCATTGTTGATAGAATGCTTCGTGAGTTTAAAGTTGAAGCAGAAGTTGGTCAACCTCAAGTTGCTTACCGTGAAACTATTAGAAAAACAGTTGAGCAAGAATACAAATACGCTAAACAATCAGGTGGTCGTGGTCAGTATGGTCATGTATTCTTAAGACTTGAGCCGCTTGAGCCAGGTAGTGGATATGAGTTTGTAAATGATATCAAAGGTGGGGTAATTCCAAAAGAATATATTCCAGCGGTTGATAAAGGTATACAAGAAGCATTACAAAATGGTGTTTTAGCGGGATATCCTGTTGAAGATGTTAAAGTAACTGTTTATGATGGAAGTTACCATGAAGTGGATTCTTCTGAAATGGCATTTAAACTTGCAGCTTCTATGGGCTTTAAAGAAGGTGCTAGAAAAGCAGGTGCAGTAATCTTAGAACCTATGATGAAAGTTGAAGTTGAAACTCCAGAAGAATACATGGGTGATGTTATTGGAGATTTAAATAAACGTCGTGGTCAAGTAAATTCAATGGATGAAAGAGGTGGTAATAAAATTATTACAGCATTTTGTCCTTTGGCTGAGATGTTTGGTTACTCAACTGATCTTAGAAGTCAAACTCAAGGCCGTGCTACTTATTCTATGGAATTTGATCATTATGATGAAGTTCCAAAAAACGTTTCTGAAGAAATTATTAAAAAAAGAAATGGTTAA
- a CDS encoding heme oxygenase, HugZ family, producing MQLHDEINQFIQECKSIMISSLNLNNQTICSYAPIIKIKNDFYIYISEIAEHFEGFKHNNKNIEIMFIEDEKDCMSIFARKRLKFRIECIEITRDNQLFEQVLNTYENENNKEVIQVIKNMKDFHLFQLILKNGRYVKGFGKAYEINKEAINLINSKGHK from the coding sequence ATGCAATTACATGATGAAATTAATCAATTTATACAAGAATGCAAAAGCATTATGATATCTTCTTTAAATTTAAATAATCAAACTATATGTTCATATGCTCCTATTATAAAAATAAAAAATGATTTTTATATTTACATTAGTGAAATTGCTGAACATTTTGAAGGATTTAAACACAATAATAAAAACATAGAAATTATGTTTATAGAAGATGAAAAAGATTGCATGTCAATCTTTGCAAGAAAAAGACTTAAATTTAGAATAGAATGTATAGAAATAACAAGAGATAATCAACTCTTTGAGCAAGTATTAAATACTTATGAAAATGAAAACAATAAAGAAGTAATTCAGGTCATTAAAAATATGAAAGATTTTCATTTATTTCAGCTGATACTAAAAAATGGAAGATATGTTAAAGGTTTTGGAAAAGCATATGAAATTAATAAAGAAGCAATTAATTTAATTAATTCAAAAGGACATAAATAA
- a CDS encoding hemolysin family protein: protein MDPSQSLDLNQTLPAIASIDVGYSTFMILVALALVLLNGFFVLSEFAIVKVRRSKLEEMVKEKKRNAKKALEVTSKLDTYLSACQLGITLSSLALGWIGEPAIAKILEVPLATLGLTPALIHTIAFVIAFAIITLLHVVLGELVPKSVAIAIADKAVLWVARPLHLFWLLFLPFIKTFDFLAAISLKVIGIKPAKEHELSHSEEEIKFIASESQKGGVLDEFETEIIRNAVDFSDTVAKEIMTPRKDMICLNKQKSYEENMQIVCQYKHTRFPYIDGSKDIILGMVHIRDIMQNELSKDKKNLDDFLIKMILVPENISISKVLFMMNKEQVHTALVVDEYGGTAGLLTMEDIMEEIVGDINDEHDDSSPHFKKLAENIYEFQGRYEISEVEEMLNIRFNEELEQVTIGGYVFNLLGRLPVVGDRIEDEFCYYEVKKMDGNSIERIKVVRKNTDEEE from the coding sequence TTGGACCCCAGTCAATCTTTAGACTTAAATCAAACATTACCCGCTATTGCCTCAATTGATGTAGGCTATTCTACTTTTATGATTCTTGTTGCATTAGCTTTAGTGCTTTTAAATGGATTTTTTGTTTTATCTGAATTTGCTATTGTTAAAGTACGTAGATCAAAACTTGAAGAAATGGTAAAAGAAAAAAAACGCAATGCAAAAAAAGCTTTAGAAGTAACTTCAAAATTAGATACTTATTTAAGTGCTTGCCAACTTGGTATTACACTAAGCTCTCTTGCTCTTGGTTGGATAGGTGAACCCGCTATTGCTAAAATTCTTGAAGTTCCTTTGGCAACTTTAGGCTTAACTCCAGCATTAATTCATACTATAGCATTTGTTATTGCTTTTGCTATTATCACATTATTGCATGTTGTATTAGGTGAGTTAGTTCCAAAGAGCGTTGCTATTGCTATTGCAGATAAAGCTGTTTTATGGGTTGCAAGACCATTGCATTTATTTTGGTTGCTTTTCCTACCTTTCATCAAAACATTTGACTTTTTAGCTGCAATTTCTTTAAAAGTTATAGGTATTAAACCTGCCAAAGAACATGAATTAAGCCACTCTGAAGAAGAAATTAAATTTATTGCAAGTGAAAGCCAAAAAGGTGGAGTTTTAGATGAGTTTGAAACTGAAATCATACGCAATGCTGTTGATTTTTCAGATACAGTGGCAAAAGAAATCATGACACCTAGAAAAGATATGATATGTCTTAACAAACAAAAAAGCTATGAAGAAAATATGCAAATAGTTTGTCAGTACAAACACACACGCTTTCCATATATAGATGGTTCTAAAGATATCATTTTGGGTATGGTACACATTAGAGATATCATGCAAAATGAACTTAGTAAAGATAAGAAAAATTTAGATGATTTTTTAATCAAAATGATCTTAGTTCCAGAAAATATCAGCATATCTAAAGTCCTTTTCATGATGAATAAAGAACAAGTGCACACAGCATTAGTAGTGGATGAATATGGTGGTACAGCTGGACTTTTAACCATGGAAGATATTATGGAAGAAATCGTTGGAGATATTAACGATGAACATGATGATTCTAGTCCACATTTTAAAAAACTTGCGGAAAACATTTATGAATTTCAAGGAAGATATGAAATTAGTGAAGTGGAAGAAATGCTTAATATACGCTTTAATGAAGAGCTAGAACAAGTCACTATAGGTGGATATGTTTTCAATCTCTTAGGACGCTTGCCGGTTGTTGGAGATAGAATAGAAGATGAATTCTGCTACTATGAAGTCAAAAAGATGGATGGAAATAGTATAGAACGCATTAAAGTTGTACGCAAAAATACTGATGAAGAAGAGTGA
- a CDS encoding putative transporter yields the protein MFKSFFYSKKWVLWAYLGLFFLLASLLAQTSINVAINEWYKEFYDVLQDAKNHSIDDFYHFIKQFLYLALPYVLIATITQYFGSIYAFKWREAMTFDYIKFWQKKDDNIEGSSQRIQEDIYNFSKIIESLGLAFVKAIMTLIAFVPILWMLSAHVNLPILKDINGSLVWIAFLVSLGGLVISWFVGIKLPGLEYNNQKAEAAFRKELVFAEDDRKNYASDESILSLFTGLKINYKRLFLHYGYFNIWLYLFEQIMVIVPFLIMAPSLFLGLIQLGIIIQVGNAFDQVRSSFSIFITNWTTITQLRSIYKRLDEFEKNIEYRKHKLI from the coding sequence ATGTTTAAATCTTTTTTTTATTCAAAAAAATGGGTATTGTGGGCTTATTTGGGTTTGTTTTTTTTGCTAGCCTCTTTACTTGCTCAAACTTCCATTAATGTTGCAATAAATGAATGGTATAAGGAATTTTATGATGTTTTACAAGATGCGAAAAATCATAGCATAGATGACTTTTATCATTTTATTAAACAATTTTTATATTTAGCATTGCCTTATGTATTAATCGCTACTATCACACAATATTTTGGAAGTATTTATGCCTTTAAATGGCGCGAGGCTATGACTTTTGATTATATTAAATTTTGGCAAAAAAAAGATGATAACATAGAAGGTAGTTCACAAAGAATTCAAGAAGATATTTATAATTTTTCAAAAATCATAGAAAGCTTAGGATTAGCTTTCGTCAAAGCAATTATGACTTTAATTGCTTTTGTGCCGATTTTGTGGATGTTGAGTGCGCATGTTAATTTACCTATTTTAAAAGACATTAATGGCTCTTTAGTATGGATTGCATTTTTGGTTTCTTTGGGAGGACTTGTTATATCATGGTTTGTTGGTATTAAATTACCTGGTCTTGAATATAATAATCAAAAAGCCGAAGCTGCTTTTAGAAAAGAACTTGTTTTTGCTGAAGATGATAGAAAAAATTATGCGAGCGATGAAAGTATTTTAAGTTTATTTACTGGACTTAAAATCAATTATAAAAGATTATTTTTGCATTATGGATATTTTAATATATGGCTTTATCTATTTGAGCAAATCATGGTTATAGTACCTTTTTTAATCATGGCTCCAAGCTTGTTTTTAGGACTTATACAACTTGGAATTATCATACAAGTTGGCAATGCTTTTGATCAAGTTAGATCCTCATTTAGTATTTTTATCACCAATTGGACAACTATTACTCAATTGCGTAGCATTTATAAACGTTTAGATGAATTTGAGAAAAATATTGAATATAGAAAACATAAATTAATTTAA
- the putP gene encoding sodium/proline symporter PutP, whose translation MQSVELSYPIVITFITYAFLMLFIGLYFYKKNQNSKDYFVGNASMGPVISALSAGASDMSSWLLMAFPGALYAAGLGQIYIAIGLSFGMFLNWTFVAKRLKIFSQIAKECITIPDFFENRFHDDKHILRSICAVVILVFFTIYISAGLVSGAKLFESVFNLPYIFALSIGFLVIVLYTFLGGYKAVCWTDMIQGLLMMSSLIIIPFVMIFELGGFGEAFSTINDVKPQAFGLDGGGWLVVVSTLAWGLGYFGQPHILIRFISIKNVKEIPTATFIGITWMVVSLFGAAMIGFLGIAYIAKFNLNLNDPERIFIVMSQVLFNPWVAGILLSAILAAIMSTASSQLLVCASSLVQDFYTQILKRKTNDKNITLLSRLGVLTVACLAFILSLDTQSQILSIVSYAWAGFGASFGSVILFSLFYKNMSKEGAIAGMASGALTVIFYKHFGSNFIAIYEIIPGFLVASCFIVIFSVIFKVKKHTIKHYEKMLKEI comes from the coding sequence TTGCAAAGTGTGGAACTTTCTTATCCTATTGTTATTACTTTTATTACCTATGCATTTTTAATGCTTTTTATAGGTTTATATTTTTACAAAAAAAATCAAAACAGTAAAGATTATTTTGTTGGTAATGCTTCCATGGGGCCTGTAATATCTGCCTTAAGTGCAGGCGCTTCTGATATGAGTAGTTGGCTTTTAATGGCTTTTCCTGGTGCTTTATATGCAGCTGGTTTAGGACAAATTTATATAGCCATAGGCTTAAGTTTTGGTATGTTTTTAAACTGGACTTTTGTTGCCAAAAGATTAAAAATTTTTTCTCAAATAGCCAAAGAATGTATTACAATTCCTGATTTTTTTGAAAATCGCTTTCATGATGATAAGCATATTTTAAGAAGCATTTGCGCGGTAGTTATTTTGGTATTTTTTACTATTTACATTAGCGCTGGATTAGTAAGTGGTGCTAAGCTTTTTGAAAGTGTATTTAATTTACCTTATATTTTTGCCTTGAGTATTGGATTTTTGGTTATTGTTTTATACACTTTTTTAGGTGGTTATAAAGCTGTATGCTGGACTGATATGATACAAGGACTTTTAATGATGAGTTCATTAATTATCATTCCTTTTGTGATGATTTTTGAACTTGGTGGCTTTGGCGAAGCTTTTTCTACTATAAATGATGTAAAACCCCAAGCCTTTGGTTTAGATGGTGGTGGTTGGTTAGTCGTAGTATCAACCCTAGCATGGGGGCTTGGTTATTTTGGTCAACCTCACATTTTAATTCGTTTTATTTCTATAAAAAATGTAAAAGAAATTCCTACTGCAACTTTTATAGGTATAACTTGGATGGTAGTTTCTTTATTTGGCGCTGCTATGATAGGATTTTTAGGTATTGCTTATATAGCTAAATTTAATCTTAATTTAAATGATCCTGAAAGAATATTTATCGTAATGTCTCAAGTACTTTTTAATCCTTGGGTAGCAGGAATTTTACTCAGTGCAATTTTAGCAGCTATTATGAGTACTGCAAGTTCTCAACTACTAGTGTGCGCTTCTAGCTTGGTGCAAGATTTTTATACACAAATTTTAAAAAGAAAAACAAATGATAAAAATATTACTTTATTATCACGTTTAGGTGTTTTAACTGTTGCTTGCTTAGCTTTTATACTTTCACTTGATACTCAAAGTCAAATTTTAAGTATAGTTTCTTACGCTTGGGCTGGTTTTGGTGCAAGCTTTGGAAGTGTTATTTTATTTTCTTTATTTTATAAAAATATGAGCAAAGAAGGCGCGATAGCTGGAATGGCTAGTGGGGCCTTAACTGTTATATTTTATAAACATTTTGGTTCAAATTTTATAGCAATTTATGAAATCATTCCTGGATTTTTAGTTGCAAGTTGTTTTATTGTGATTTTTAGTGTGATTTTTAAAGTAAAAAAACATACAATAAAACATTATGAAAAAATGTTAAAAGAAATTTAA
- a CDS encoding saccharopine dehydrogenase family protein, producing the protein MKNLLIIGAGGVSRVATVKCAMNSDVFSKITLASRTKSKCDEIAAFIKERLGIEIQTEQIDADDTAAVVELIKKTGAEILLNVALPYQDLTLMDACIQTNIHYIDTANYEHPDLAKFEYKEQWARNDKFKQAGILGLLGSGFDPGVTNVFCAYAQQNLFDEIHYIDILDCNAGDHGYAFATNFNPEINLREVSAKGRYWENGKWIETEPMEIKMEWDYPEVGVKDSYLLYHEELESLVKNIKGLKRIRFFMTFGQSYLTHMKCLENVGMLGIKPVMHQGKEIIPIEFLKTLLPDPASLGPRTKGYTNIGCVIRGVKNGKDRQVYIYNVCNHEECFKETGAQAVSYTTGVPAMIGTKLIAKGIWQGKGVFNMEEFDAKSFMDELNTQGLPWKIIEMEPNLGK; encoded by the coding sequence ATGAAAAATCTTTTGATTATAGGAGCAGGCGGTGTAAGTCGCGTTGCAACTGTAAAATGTGCGATGAATAGTGATGTTTTTAGTAAAATAACTCTAGCAAGTAGAACTAAAAGCAAATGTGATGAAATAGCAGCTTTTATAAAAGAGCGTTTAGGTATAGAAATTCAAACTGAGCAAATAGACGCAGATGACACTGCTGCTGTTGTAGAACTTATCAAAAAAACAGGAGCTGAAATTTTATTAAATGTGGCTTTACCTTATCAGGATCTTACTTTAATGGATGCGTGTATTCAAACTAATATCCACTATATAGATACTGCAAATTATGAACATCCTGATTTAGCTAAATTTGAATATAAAGAACAATGGGCAAGAAATGATAAGTTTAAACAAGCAGGAATTTTAGGACTTTTAGGCAGTGGTTTTGATCCAGGTGTTACTAATGTATTTTGTGCTTATGCACAGCAAAATTTGTTTGATGAAATTCATTATATAGATATATTAGACTGTAATGCCGGAGATCATGGCTATGCCTTTGCAACTAATTTTAACCCTGAAATTAACTTAAGAGAGGTTTCTGCTAAAGGTCGTTACTGGGAAAATGGAAAATGGATAGAAACTGAACCTATGGAAATAAAAATGGAGTGGGATTATCCTGAAGTAGGAGTAAAGGATAGCTATTTGCTTTATCATGAAGAGCTTGAAAGCTTAGTAAAAAATATCAAAGGCTTAAAAAGAATAAGATTTTTCATGACTTTTGGACAAAGCTATTTAACTCATATGAAATGTCTTGAAAATGTTGGTATGCTAGGTATTAAGCCTGTTATGCATCAAGGCAAAGAAATAATACCAATAGAATTTTTAAAAACATTACTTCCTGATCCTGCTAGTTTAGGCCCTCGCACCAAAGGCTATACTAATATAGGTTGTGTGATTCGTGGTGTAAAGAATGGAAAAGATAGACAAGTTTATATTTACAATGTTTGTAATCACGAAGAATGCTTTAAAGAAACTGGAGCACAAGCTGTGAGCTATACTACTGGAGTTCCTGCAATGATAGGAACAAAGTTAATCGCTAAAGGAATTTGGCAAGGAAAAGGCGTGTTTAACATGGAAGAATTTGATGCTAAATCTTTTATGGATGAGTTAAATACTCAAGGACTTCCTTGGAAAATTATAGAAATGGAGCCAAATTTAGGAAAATAA
- the modB gene encoding molybdate ABC transporter permease subunit: MMQLLLSIDWTPFLVSIKLSIITCVILFCFCVPLAWVFTFKQFRAKKILETIITLPLVLPPSVVGFYLLILFSKYSFFGEFLEKHFNITLAFTFEGLVIASCIYSLPFMFNPLYNAMSMISKNIIEASFSLGKNSFTTLLKVILPSIKPSILSALVISFAHTMGEFGIVLMIGGSLSGETKVASIAIYESMENLDFVTAHIYSLILLIFSFIVLLSVNLLKNK; the protein is encoded by the coding sequence ATGATGCAATTATTATTAAGTATAGATTGGACACCTTTTTTAGTTTCCATAAAACTTTCTATTATTACTTGTGTAATTTTGTTTTGCTTTTGTGTTCCTCTTGCTTGGGTTTTTACTTTTAAGCAATTTAGAGCAAAAAAAATTCTAGAAACTATAATAACCTTACCTTTAGTTTTACCACCATCTGTTGTTGGTTTTTACTTATTGATTCTATTTTCAAAATACTCTTTTTTTGGAGAATTTTTAGAAAAACACTTTAATATCACCTTAGCTTTTACCTTTGAAGGTTTGGTGATAGCAAGTTGTATTTATTCTTTACCTTTTATGTTTAATCCTTTATATAATGCAATGTCTATGATTTCTAAAAATATTATAGAGGCTAGTTTTTCTTTGGGAAAAAATTCTTTCACTACACTTTTAAAAGTAATCTTACCTAGTATCAAACCATCTATACTCAGTGCTTTGGTAATAAGTTTTGCACATACTATGGGTGAGTTTGGTATAGTCTTAATGATAGGTGGTTCTTTAAGTGGAGAAACAAAAGTAGCTAGTATTGCTATATATGAAAGTATGGAAAATTTAGATTTTGTCACAGCCCATATTTATAGTCTCATACTTTTAATTTTTAGTTTTATTGTTTTATTAAGTGTGAATTTATTAAAAAATAAATAA